The following are encoded together in the Streptomyces flavofungini genome:
- a CDS encoding SDR family oxidoreductase: protein MSALDGAVVAVAGAAGPAGRATLLRLAEAGATVVASDADAARLAEAVDAARYAHGGATVTGDTVDLLDLEAARAWADRTEKEFGRIDGLVHLVGGWRGSASFAETDLGDWDVLEDLLIRTVQHTSLAFQDGLQRSGNGRYLLISAAGASKPTAGNAAYAAAKAAAEAWTLALGDAFRKAGGDEGPRAAAAILVVKALVHDAMRAERPSAKFAGFTDVKELAEAIAGVWERPAEEVNGNRLWLTEKP from the coding sequence ATGTCCGCACTCGACGGAGCCGTAGTCGCGGTAGCCGGGGCCGCGGGCCCCGCGGGCCGAGCCACGCTGCTCAGGCTCGCTGAGGCCGGGGCCACGGTCGTCGCCTCCGACGCCGACGCCGCCCGCCTCGCGGAGGCCGTGGACGCCGCGCGGTACGCCCACGGCGGCGCCACGGTCACGGGCGACACCGTCGACCTGCTCGACCTGGAGGCGGCCCGCGCCTGGGCCGACCGCACCGAGAAGGAGTTCGGCCGCATCGACGGCCTGGTCCACCTCGTCGGCGGCTGGCGCGGCAGCGCCTCCTTCGCCGAGACCGACCTCGGCGACTGGGACGTCCTGGAGGACCTCCTGATCCGCACCGTCCAGCACACCTCGCTCGCCTTCCAGGACGGCCTGCAGCGCAGCGGCAACGGCCGCTATCTGCTGATCAGCGCCGCCGGCGCGTCGAAGCCGACGGCGGGCAACGCGGCGTACGCCGCCGCCAAGGCCGCCGCCGAGGCCTGGACGCTCGCACTCGGCGACGCCTTCCGCAAGGCCGGGGGCGACGAGGGGCCGCGCGCGGCGGCTGCCATCCTGGTGGTCAAGGCGCTGGTGCACGACGCGATGCGGGCGGAGCGGCCGAGCGCGAAGTTCGCGGGCTTCACCGACGTGAAGGAGCTGGCCGAGGCCATCGCCGGAGTCTGGGAGCGGCCCGCCGAGGAAGTGAACGGAAACCGTCTGTGGCTGACCGAGAAGCCGTGA
- a CDS encoding threonine aldolase family protein, whose product MNPPKTDARRHHDPDVRGFASDNYAGAHPEVLAALALANGGHQISYGEDAYTEALQQVIRSHFGASAEAFPVFNGTGANVVALQAVTDRWGAVICAESAHINVDEGGAPEKVAGIKLLTVPTPDGKLTPELIDRQAFGWEDEHRAMPQVVSLAQNTELGTVYTPDEIRAIVEHAHGLGMRVHLDGARIANAAASLNVPMRTFTNAVGIDILSFGGTKNGALFGEAVVVLNHDAVRQMKHLRKLSMQLASKMRFVSVQLEALLAKDLWLRNARHANEMAQRLAEGVRAVHGVEILYPVQANAVFARLPHDVSERLQKRFRFYFWDEAAGDVRWMCSFDTTEDDVDAFVAALKEEMAR is encoded by the coding sequence GTGAACCCACCCAAGACCGACGCGCGCCGGCACCACGACCCCGACGTCCGCGGCTTCGCCAGCGACAACTACGCCGGTGCGCACCCCGAGGTGCTCGCGGCCCTCGCCCTGGCCAACGGCGGCCATCAGATCTCCTACGGCGAGGACGCGTACACAGAAGCCCTCCAGCAGGTGATCCGCAGCCACTTCGGGGCGAGCGCGGAGGCCTTCCCGGTCTTCAACGGAACGGGCGCGAACGTCGTCGCGCTCCAAGCGGTCACCGACCGCTGGGGCGCGGTGATCTGCGCCGAGAGCGCGCACATCAACGTCGACGAGGGCGGCGCCCCCGAGAAGGTCGCGGGCATCAAGCTCCTGACCGTGCCGACACCCGACGGCAAGCTCACCCCCGAGCTGATCGACCGTCAGGCGTTCGGCTGGGAGGACGAGCACCGCGCGATGCCGCAGGTCGTCTCGCTCGCCCAGAACACCGAACTGGGCACCGTCTACACCCCGGACGAGATCCGCGCCATCGTCGAGCACGCCCACGGCCTCGGCATGCGGGTGCACCTCGACGGTGCGCGGATAGCCAACGCCGCCGCGTCCCTGAACGTCCCGATGCGGACGTTCACGAACGCGGTCGGCATCGACATCCTCTCGTTCGGCGGCACCAAGAACGGCGCGCTGTTCGGTGAGGCCGTGGTCGTCCTGAATCACGACGCGGTGCGGCAGATGAAGCACCTGCGCAAGCTGTCCATGCAGCTCGCCTCCAAGATGCGCTTCGTCTCCGTGCAGTTGGAGGCGCTGCTCGCCAAGGACCTGTGGCTGCGCAACGCGCGGCACGCCAACGAGATGGCACAGCGCCTGGCCGAGGGCGTCCGCGCGGTGCACGGCGTGGAGATCCTCTACCCTGTCCAGGCCAACGCCGTCTTCGCGCGCCTGCCGCACGACGTCAGCGAACGCCTGCAGAAGCGCTTCCGGTTCTACTTCTGGGACGAGGCGGCCGGTGACGTCCGCTGGATGTGCTCCTTCGACACCACCGAGGACGACGTGGACGCCTTCGTGGCGGCGCTGAAGGAAGAGATGGCGCGCTAG
- a CDS encoding transglutaminase-like domain-containing protein, translating to MRLIQRTPDLSAYLAADEVIDHTHPLVRGTAAELAKNATDSYSYACAAFEFVRDTVPHSADSGDPRVTWRASDVLEQRTGICHAKAHALAALLRAEDIPTALCYQRLLHDDGSGFAVHGLVAVRLDGAWHRQDPRGNKPGVDAQFSLDGERLAWIPDAAGGEVDYPELHSSPHPSVLDCLRQAVDRPHLWDLLPTELPAAP from the coding sequence ATGCGACTGATCCAGCGGACCCCGGACCTCTCCGCCTATCTCGCGGCGGACGAGGTCATCGACCACACGCATCCCCTGGTGCGCGGGACGGCGGCCGAGCTCGCCAAGAACGCGACCGACTCCTACTCCTACGCCTGCGCCGCCTTTGAGTTCGTACGGGACACCGTCCCGCACTCCGCGGACTCCGGCGACCCGCGCGTCACCTGGCGCGCCTCCGACGTCCTGGAGCAGCGGACCGGCATCTGCCACGCCAAGGCCCACGCCCTCGCCGCCCTCCTGCGCGCCGAGGACATCCCGACGGCGCTGTGCTACCAGCGCCTTCTGCACGACGACGGCAGCGGCTTCGCCGTCCACGGTCTGGTCGCCGTGCGCCTCGACGGCGCCTGGCACCGGCAGGACCCCCGTGGCAACAAGCCGGGCGTGGACGCGCAGTTCAGCCTCGACGGTGAACGGCTCGCCTGGATCCCGGACGCGGCGGGCGGCGAGGTGGACTACCCCGAACTCCACTCGTCCCCGCACCCGTCGGTGCTCGACTGTCTGCGACAGGCCGTGGACCGGCCGCACCTGTGGGACCTGCTGCCGACGGAGCTCCCGGCCGCCCCCTAA